Proteins co-encoded in one Prescottella sp. R16 genomic window:
- a CDS encoding bifunctional GNAT family N-acetyltransferase/acetate--CoA ligase family protein: MTDDTAPDSARNPAAPVEDRARDFPRHWLADVLASDGGVVHLRPIVPEDAEKLVAFHGKLSERTRYLRYFGPYPTMSKRDIVNFTTVDHHDRVAFVAVLGDEIIAVGRYERLRNIGDGRSAEVAFVVADSHQGRGLGPILLEHLAGAAAENGLTMFVAEVLAENRNMVSVFREAGYQVSRSFDGGVLRLEFAIDPTEALLSVRNSRERAAEARSVRNVLSPRSVAVIGASTDSSKVGNAVLVNLLRGNFTGPVYPVNAEHRSVRGVRAYPTVRDIPDPVDLAVVAVPAESIDAVLDDCLAKGVKALVVVSAGFSETGAPGRDSERRLVHAARAHGMRLIGPNALGVANNDVTVSLNATLAPVLPEPGKVGFFCQSGALGIAILDQAAKRQLGLSTFVSAGNRADVSGNDLLQYWDTDPETEVVLLYLESFGNPRKFSRIARRVARNKPIVAVKSGRHAVPPALAATGVGPEMDDSIVRALFEQAGVVQVGSISQLFDCAMLFGYQPLPTGPRVAVVGNSSALGLLAADAARREGLHVGDPVDLGAQATPDVFADAVSTALASADVDAVIAVFAPPVAVTVEPYAQALREAVTGTDKPVLTTFLATEGIPDVLAVRDANGYPARGSVPSFPGPERAALALARAWRYAAWRSRPVSKVVRPGGIDPDRARNLVRGWLAASDGRWLSDVEAAQLLACYGVHVVEFSSATTENEAVEAADALGYPVAVKATGEQWRHRPDLSGVRLDLGGPDAVRAAYRSLAAMSGEPLLHVQKMATKGIGCVVGVQDDPSFGSLISFGLAGVISDLLGDRAYRVLPLTEDEAAELIDAPKAAPLLSGYRSAAPVNKKALVDLVQRVSALADDIPEVRSLACEPVLASAEGAQVTDARVRIGPEPSTVDLGPRRLREW; this comes from the coding sequence GTGACTGACGACACCGCCCCCGACAGCGCCAGGAACCCCGCCGCTCCGGTCGAGGACCGGGCCCGCGACTTCCCACGGCACTGGCTCGCGGACGTCCTGGCCTCCGACGGCGGTGTCGTCCACCTGCGGCCGATCGTCCCCGAGGACGCCGAGAAGCTCGTCGCCTTCCACGGGAAGCTGTCCGAGCGCACCCGCTACCTGCGCTACTTCGGCCCCTACCCGACGATGTCGAAACGCGACATCGTGAACTTCACGACCGTCGACCACCACGACCGGGTCGCGTTCGTCGCCGTCCTCGGCGACGAGATCATCGCCGTCGGACGCTACGAGAGGCTCCGCAACATCGGCGACGGCCGGTCCGCGGAGGTGGCGTTCGTCGTCGCCGACTCGCATCAGGGCCGCGGACTCGGCCCGATCCTGCTCGAGCACCTCGCCGGCGCCGCCGCCGAGAACGGCCTGACCATGTTCGTCGCCGAGGTCCTCGCCGAGAACCGCAACATGGTGTCGGTGTTCCGGGAGGCCGGATACCAGGTCAGCCGCAGCTTCGACGGCGGTGTCCTGCGACTCGAATTCGCGATCGACCCCACCGAAGCGCTGCTGTCGGTGCGCAATTCCCGGGAACGGGCCGCCGAGGCCCGCAGCGTCCGCAACGTTCTCAGCCCCCGCTCCGTCGCGGTGATCGGCGCCTCCACCGACAGCTCCAAGGTCGGCAACGCAGTCCTGGTGAACCTGCTGCGGGGCAACTTCACCGGTCCGGTGTACCCGGTCAACGCCGAGCACCGCTCGGTCCGCGGCGTCCGCGCCTACCCCACGGTCCGCGACATCCCGGACCCCGTCGACCTCGCGGTGGTCGCGGTCCCCGCCGAATCGATCGACGCCGTCCTCGACGACTGCCTCGCCAAAGGCGTCAAGGCGCTCGTCGTGGTGTCCGCCGGTTTCAGTGAAACCGGTGCGCCCGGACGCGATTCCGAACGCCGGCTCGTGCACGCGGCCCGGGCCCACGGTATGCGGCTGATCGGCCCGAACGCGCTCGGCGTCGCCAACAACGACGTCACGGTCTCCCTCAACGCGACCCTGGCGCCGGTACTGCCCGAGCCCGGCAAGGTGGGCTTCTTCTGCCAGTCCGGCGCCCTCGGCATCGCCATCCTCGATCAGGCCGCGAAACGGCAACTGGGCCTGTCGACGTTCGTCTCCGCCGGCAACCGCGCCGACGTCTCCGGCAACGACCTGCTGCAGTACTGGGACACCGACCCCGAGACCGAGGTCGTCCTGCTGTACCTCGAGAGCTTCGGCAACCCCCGCAAGTTCTCCCGCATCGCCCGCCGGGTGGCCCGCAACAAGCCGATCGTGGCGGTCAAGAGCGGTCGGCACGCCGTACCTCCGGCCCTCGCCGCGACCGGTGTCGGACCCGAGATGGACGACTCGATCGTGCGGGCCCTGTTCGAACAGGCCGGTGTCGTGCAGGTGGGGTCGATCTCGCAGCTGTTCGACTGCGCGATGCTGTTCGGCTACCAGCCGCTGCCGACGGGCCCCCGGGTCGCCGTCGTCGGCAACTCGTCGGCCCTCGGACTCCTCGCCGCCGACGCGGCCCGCCGCGAGGGCCTGCACGTGGGCGACCCCGTCGACCTCGGTGCGCAGGCCACCCCGGACGTGTTCGCGGACGCGGTGTCCACCGCGCTCGCCTCCGCCGACGTCGACGCCGTCATCGCGGTGTTCGCGCCCCCCGTCGCGGTCACCGTCGAGCCGTACGCGCAGGCGCTGCGGGAAGCCGTCACCGGTACCGACAAGCCGGTCCTGACCACCTTCCTGGCCACCGAGGGCATCCCGGACGTGCTGGCGGTCCGCGACGCCAACGGATACCCGGCGCGCGGGTCGGTCCCGTCGTTCCCCGGCCCGGAACGGGCGGCCCTCGCCCTCGCCCGGGCCTGGCGGTACGCGGCATGGCGCAGCCGGCCGGTGTCGAAGGTGGTGCGCCCCGGCGGCATCGACCCGGACCGGGCCCGGAACCTGGTCCGCGGGTGGCTCGCCGCATCCGACGGGCGCTGGCTGTCCGACGTCGAGGCCGCGCAACTGCTCGCGTGCTACGGCGTCCACGTCGTCGAGTTCTCGTCCGCCACCACCGAGAACGAGGCGGTCGAAGCGGCCGACGCGCTCGGCTACCCGGTCGCGGTCAAGGCGACCGGGGAGCAGTGGCGGCACCGACCCGACCTCAGCGGCGTCCGACTCGACCTGGGCGGCCCGGACGCCGTCCGGGCGGCCTACCGCAGCCTGGCCGCCATGTCGGGGGAGCCGCTGCTGCACGTGCAGAAGATGGCCACCAAGGGCATCGGGTGCGTCGTCGGCGTGCAGGACGACCCGTCGTTCGGTTCACTGATCTCGTTCGGTCTGGCCGGAGTCATCTCCGACCTGCTCGGCGACCGCGCCTATCGGGTGCTGCCGCTCACCGAGGACGAGGCGGCGGAACTGATCGACGCCCCCAAGGCGGCGCCGCTGCTGTCCGGCTACCGCAGTGCGGCCCCCGTGAACAAGAAGGCGCTCGTCGACCTCGTGCAGCGGGTGTCGGCGCTCGCCGACGACATTCCTGAGGTGCGTTCGCTCGCGTGCGAGCCGGTGCTGGCGTCGGCGGAGGGTGCTCAGGTCACCGACGCCCGCGTCCGTATCGGACCCGAACCGAGCACCGTCGACCTGGGGCCGCGCCGACTGCGGGAGTGGTGA
- a CDS encoding sigma-70 family RNA polymerase sigma factor has product MTSPTTTRTRIAPSDLDSQSPAADLVRVYLNGIGRTALLTAADEVDLARRIEAGLYAAHVLATKKRLTAVKKRDLATIVRDGEAARRHLLEANLRLVVSLAKRYTGRGMPLLDLIQEGNLGLIRAMEKFDYAKGFKFSTYATWWIRQAITRGMADQSRTIRLPVHLVEQVNKLARIKRELHQQLGREATDEELAAESGIPEHKIADLLDHSRDPVSLDMPVGSDEEAPLGDFIEDSEATSAENAVIAGLLHSDVRSVLATLDEREQQVIRLRYGLDDGQPRTLDQIGKLFGLSRERVRQIEREVMGKLRQGERADRLRAYAS; this is encoded by the coding sequence ATGACAAGCCCCACCACCACTCGCACCCGTATCGCCCCGTCCGATCTGGACAGCCAGAGCCCGGCCGCGGATCTCGTTCGCGTCTACCTGAACGGGATCGGCCGCACCGCCCTGCTGACCGCAGCGGACGAGGTCGATCTGGCGCGGCGCATCGAGGCAGGTCTGTACGCCGCTCACGTACTCGCGACGAAGAAGCGGCTCACCGCGGTGAAGAAGCGGGATCTCGCCACGATCGTGCGTGACGGTGAGGCGGCGCGACGCCACCTGCTGGAGGCCAACCTGCGCCTGGTGGTGTCGCTCGCGAAGCGCTACACGGGCCGTGGGATGCCGCTGCTGGATCTGATCCAGGAGGGCAACCTGGGCCTGATCCGGGCGATGGAGAAGTTCGACTACGCGAAGGGCTTCAAGTTCTCGACGTACGCGACGTGGTGGATCCGGCAGGCCATCACCCGCGGCATGGCGGACCAGTCCCGCACGATCCGGCTCCCCGTCCATCTCGTCGAGCAGGTCAACAAGTTGGCCCGGATCAAGCGGGAACTGCACCAGCAGTTGGGCCGCGAGGCCACCGACGAGGAACTGGCCGCCGAGTCCGGTATCCCGGAGCACAAGATCGCGGACCTGCTCGATCACAGCCGTGATCCGGTGAGCTTGGACATGCCGGTCGGCAGCGACGAGGAGGCCCCGCTGGGCGACTTCATCGAGGACTCGGAGGCGACGTCGGCGGAGAACGCCGTCATCGCGGGTCTGCTGCACAGTGATGTGCGCAGTGTCCTCGCCACCCTCGACGAGCGTGAGCAGCAGGTCATCCGGCTGCGCTACGGCCTCGACGACGGCCAGCCCCGCACGCTCGACCAGATCGGCAAGCTGTTCGGTCTCTCCCGCGAGCGGGTCCGGCAGATCGAGCGCGAGGTGATGGGCAAGCTGCGTCAGGGTGAACGGGCCGACCGCCTGCGCGCCTACGCCAGCTGA
- a CDS encoding methyltransferase, translating into MNRDLLLSACGPLREALTRARYDIDSIVDLIGADAHAALSRHEPVPARRASRSGGDLGQLIRLFLLDDDCPADGVAAALHPLDLDTAVAAGLVSRDGDTVRAELDLRPLDLGTGNRWALSDLDGSLRPRATADDHVIGVGEASMTLLRGTPTAPAGTVLDVGTGCGIQALRAADYAGTVTVTDINPRALTLTAATAALNGLDFEILEGSWFEPVAGRRFERIVANPPFVVGEAKVTHSYRDSGLDLDGASELMISNAVDHLVPGGTAAMLASWLHVDGEDWRHRVASWLPAHGVDAWIVQRDVADPALYVGTWLRDGGADPRDPATEARANAWLDHLEEAGVDGIGFGFVYLRRTDAPSDILCEDLRHGFEDPLGDEALAYFERLTWLRDHDVLTARFTVRPDTALERVYLPGEDGWSQVVARVHRGGGPQWQHDVDDLAASLLAGMRADGLPLEELLTLLAFANGEDEDELAAAAVPLVHALVRHGLIEPVR; encoded by the coding sequence GTGAACCGTGATCTTCTGCTGTCCGCGTGTGGCCCGCTACGGGAGGCGCTGACGCGCGCCCGCTACGACATCGATTCGATCGTCGACCTCATCGGGGCCGACGCGCATGCCGCGCTGAGCCGCCACGAGCCGGTGCCCGCGCGGCGCGCGAGCCGCTCCGGTGGCGATCTCGGGCAGCTGATCCGTCTGTTCCTGCTCGACGACGACTGCCCCGCCGACGGGGTCGCCGCCGCGCTGCACCCATTGGACCTGGACACCGCCGTCGCGGCCGGGCTGGTGTCGCGGGACGGTGACACGGTGCGGGCCGAACTGGATCTGCGGCCGCTCGATCTGGGGACCGGGAACCGGTGGGCGTTGTCGGATCTGGACGGGTCGCTGCGGCCCCGCGCCACCGCGGACGATCACGTGATCGGTGTCGGTGAAGCGTCGATGACGCTGCTGCGCGGCACTCCGACCGCTCCGGCCGGCACGGTCCTGGACGTCGGTACCGGCTGCGGCATCCAGGCACTGCGGGCCGCCGACTACGCGGGAACGGTGACGGTCACCGACATCAACCCGCGGGCTCTGACGTTGACCGCGGCGACAGCGGCACTGAACGGGCTGGATTTCGAGATCCTCGAGGGATCGTGGTTCGAGCCGGTCGCGGGACGCCGATTCGAACGGATCGTGGCGAATCCGCCGTTCGTGGTGGGTGAAGCGAAGGTCACGCACTCGTACCGGGACTCCGGCCTGGATCTCGACGGCGCCAGTGAGCTGATGATCTCGAACGCGGTGGACCACCTGGTGCCGGGTGGTACCGCGGCGATGCTGGCGTCGTGGCTGCACGTCGACGGCGAGGACTGGCGCCATCGGGTGGCCTCGTGGCTGCCGGCGCACGGGGTGGACGCGTGGATCGTCCAGCGGGACGTCGCCGACCCGGCGCTGTACGTGGGGACGTGGCTGCGCGACGGTGGCGCGGATCCACGCGATCCGGCGACGGAGGCACGGGCGAACGCATGGCTCGACCATCTCGAGGAGGCCGGTGTCGACGGCATCGGGTTCGGGTTCGTGTACCTGCGGCGGACGGATGCGCCGTCGGACATCCTGTGCGAGGACCTGCGGCACGGGTTCGAGGATCCGCTCGGCGACGAGGCCCTCGCCTACTTCGAGCGACTCACCTGGCTGCGCGACCACGATGTGCTGACCGCCCGGTTCACGGTGCGCCCCGACACCGCACTCGAGCGGGTGTATCTGCCGGGCGAGGACGGTTGGAGCCAGGTGGTGGCGCGCGTGCACCGTGGCGGCGGGCCGCAGTGGCAGCACGACGTCGACGATCTGGCGGCGTCGCTGCTCGCGGGAATGCGGGCGGACGGGCTGCCGTTGGAGGAACTGCTCACGTTGCTCGCGTTCGCGAACGGTGAGGACGAGGACGAGCTCGCCGCGGCGGCGGTGCCGCTCGTGCACGCGCTGGTGCGGCACGGGCTGATCGAACCGGTCCGATAG
- a CDS encoding DUF3099 domain-containing protein, protein MGRTSGFGDDVESGTPRHPALITEAAQSIDEQHRARVKKYLTIMSFRVPALVLAAIAYGAFGNAWISVGIIAASVPLPWIAVLIANDRPPRSKDEPSRYDRRDEARALEARNHRTIEG, encoded by the coding sequence ATGGGAAGAACATCGGGGTTCGGCGACGACGTCGAGAGCGGTACACCCCGCCACCCGGCACTGATCACCGAGGCCGCACAGTCCATCGACGAGCAGCATCGGGCCCGGGTCAAGAAGTATCTGACGATCATGTCGTTCCGCGTTCCGGCCCTGGTTCTCGCGGCGATCGCGTACGGCGCGTTCGGCAACGCGTGGATCTCCGTCGGCATCATCGCGGCGTCGGTTCCGCTGCCGTGGATCGCGGTCCTCATCGCGAACGATCGACCCCCACGGTCGAAGGACGAACCGAGCAGGTACGACAGGCGTGACGAGGCGCGCGCCCTCGAGGCCCGTAACCACCGCACCATCGAGGGTTGA
- a CDS encoding DUF3039 domain-containing protein, whose translation MSTLTKERPDTTTDETTDDDTPKFFHYVKKNKIAESAVMGTHVVALCGEVFPVTKSAKPGSPVCPECKKIYDGLRKGD comes from the coding sequence GTGAGCACCTTGACGAAGGAACGTCCCGACACCACCACGGACGAGACCACCGACGACGACACCCCCAAGTTCTTCCACTACGTGAAGAAGAACAAGATCGCCGAGAGCGCCGTGATGGGCACGCACGTCGTCGCGTTGTGCGGCGAGGTCTTCCCGGTCACCAAGTCGGCGAAGCCCGGCTCGCCGGTGTGCCCGGAATGCAAGAAGATCTACGACGGATTGCGCAAGGGCGACTGA
- a CDS encoding YihY/virulence factor BrkB family protein → MSETPTPTPCHPLRRCGQVVGRTASKAWDDSIFGKAATAAFWQTLSLPPLLLGLLGSIGYVGGWFGPNTIEIIQSKIVTFSRTVFSENVVDQIIAPTVTDVLMRGRPELISLSFLLSLWAGSSAISTFVDSIVEAHGQQDARHPVWQRVFALLLYVGFLVMSVFTLPLVALGPTMIGRVLPEPWREVGTDLVDAFYYPAVGLLLLVGLTTLYKVALPRSLPWHRLLGGALLAGVFFMAASTILRWYLTWVAETGYTYGALATPIAFLLFTFFLGFAVVLGAEFNATVQEFWPARATRMEQVRDWIAAQTALDASEDAGRVTNLTRRLATGPIRFGTEKTSSESPSDEASPDGDTDTPETSCEDQSPLRNPS, encoded by the coding sequence ATGAGCGAGACGCCGACGCCCACTCCCTGCCATCCGCTGCGGCGGTGCGGGCAGGTCGTCGGCCGTACCGCGTCGAAGGCGTGGGACGACTCGATCTTCGGGAAGGCGGCGACCGCCGCGTTCTGGCAGACACTGTCGCTGCCGCCGCTGCTGCTCGGCCTGCTCGGCAGTATCGGATACGTCGGCGGATGGTTCGGCCCGAACACCATCGAGATCATCCAGTCGAAGATCGTCACGTTCAGCCGCACCGTGTTCAGCGAGAACGTGGTGGACCAGATCATCGCGCCGACGGTCACCGACGTGCTGATGCGGGGGCGGCCGGAGCTGATCTCGTTGAGTTTCCTGCTGTCGTTGTGGGCGGGGTCGTCGGCGATCTCGACGTTCGTCGACTCGATCGTGGAGGCGCACGGGCAGCAGGACGCCCGGCATCCGGTGTGGCAGCGCGTGTTCGCGTTGCTGCTGTACGTCGGGTTCCTGGTGATGTCGGTGTTCACGCTTCCGCTCGTGGCGCTGGGGCCCACGATGATCGGGCGGGTGCTACCGGAGCCGTGGCGGGAGGTGGGCACCGATCTGGTGGACGCCTTCTACTACCCGGCGGTGGGGTTGCTGCTGCTGGTGGGGCTCACGACGCTGTACAAGGTGGCGTTGCCCCGATCGCTGCCGTGGCATCGGCTGCTCGGTGGGGCGCTGCTCGCCGGCGTGTTCTTCATGGCGGCCAGCACGATCCTGCGCTGGTATCTGACCTGGGTGGCCGAGACCGGCTACACGTACGGGGCGCTCGCCACACCGATCGCGTTCCTGCTGTTCACGTTCTTCCTCGGGTTCGCGGTGGTGCTGGGCGCCGAATTCAACGCGACCGTCCAGGAATTCTGGCCGGCCCGCGCGACCCGGATGGAGCAGGTCCGCGACTGGATCGCCGCACAGACCGCCCTCGACGCGTCCGAGGACGCCGGTCGTGTGACGAACCTGACCCGGCGGCTGGCCACCGGGCCGATCCGATTCGGCACGGAGAAGACCTCGTCCGAGTCGCCGTCGGACGAAGCTTCCCCCGACGGCGACACCGACACACCGGAGACGTCCTGCGAGGATCAGTCGCCCTTGCGCAATCCGTCGTAG
- a CDS encoding DEAD/DEAH box helicase, translating into MSAEPGSVERAPAPTGSLRAWQRRALTKYLATKPRDFLAVATPGAGKTTFALRVASELLQDRTVDQITVVAPTEHLKHQWSEAAARIGIALDSNFSNSTGQTSSDYHGVVVTYAQVASHPFKHRARTEARRTLVILDEIHHGGDAKSWGDAIREAYDGATRRLALTGTPFRSDDSPIPFVTYEPDNEGHQRSKADHTYGYSDALADSVVRPVVFLAYSGEARWRNSAGEEFSARLGEPLSAEQTARAWRTALDPAGDWIPSVLTAANTRLGQLRAHGMPDAGGLVIATDQTVARAYAKQLETITGEMPAVILSDDPTASKRIAEFAAGTQPWMVAVRMVSEGVDVPRLAVGVYATSASTPLFFAQAIGRFVRLRTKGETASVFLPSVPVLLDLAAQLEAQRDHVLGKPHREKDGFDDDLLADANRQKDEPGEEEKAFTSLGADAELDQVIYDGSSFGTATFSGSDEEADYLGLPGLLDAEQMRALLRQRQQKQIDKPDSAVATAPPPPAPQAVSDRVASAGQLANLRRELNSLVAMHHHRTGKPHGVIHGELRRTCGGPPTAIATVDQLTDRIATLRQW; encoded by the coding sequence GTGAGCGCTGAACCCGGAAGTGTCGAACGCGCACCCGCTCCCACCGGTTCGCTGCGTGCGTGGCAGCGGCGTGCTCTCACCAAATATCTGGCGACCAAGCCGCGGGACTTCCTCGCCGTCGCCACCCCGGGTGCCGGCAAGACCACGTTCGCGCTGCGGGTCGCGTCGGAGCTGCTGCAGGACCGCACCGTCGACCAGATCACCGTCGTCGCTCCCACCGAGCACCTCAAGCACCAGTGGTCCGAGGCGGCCGCCCGCATCGGCATCGCACTGGACTCCAACTTCTCCAACTCGACCGGGCAGACGTCGTCCGACTACCACGGTGTCGTCGTCACGTACGCGCAGGTGGCGTCGCATCCGTTCAAACATCGCGCGCGCACCGAGGCGCGACGCACCCTGGTGATCCTCGACGAGATCCACCACGGCGGCGACGCCAAGAGCTGGGGCGACGCGATCCGGGAGGCCTACGACGGGGCGACACGCCGGCTCGCGCTCACCGGAACACCGTTCCGCAGCGACGACAGCCCCATCCCGTTCGTCACCTACGAGCCCGACAACGAGGGGCACCAGCGGTCCAAGGCGGACCACACGTACGGCTACTCCGACGCGCTCGCCGACAGCGTCGTCCGGCCGGTCGTGTTCCTGGCGTACTCGGGGGAGGCGCGCTGGCGCAACAGTGCCGGCGAGGAGTTCTCCGCGCGGCTCGGTGAACCACTCAGCGCGGAACAGACGGCTCGCGCCTGGCGCACCGCACTGGATCCGGCCGGTGACTGGATTCCGTCGGTGCTCACGGCCGCGAACACCCGTCTCGGGCAGTTGCGGGCCCACGGCATGCCCGACGCCGGTGGGCTCGTCATCGCCACCGATCAGACGGTTGCCCGCGCCTACGCCAAGCAGCTCGAGACGATCACCGGCGAGATGCCCGCGGTGATCCTGTCCGACGATCCGACGGCGTCGAAGCGGATCGCCGAGTTCGCTGCGGGCACCCAGCCGTGGATGGTCGCGGTCCGGATGGTGTCCGAGGGCGTCGACGTGCCGCGGCTCGCGGTCGGCGTGTACGCCACCAGCGCGTCGACCCCGTTGTTCTTCGCGCAGGCCATCGGACGTTTCGTGCGCCTGCGCACGAAGGGGGAGACGGCGAGCGTGTTCCTCCCGTCCGTCCCGGTCCTACTCGACCTTGCCGCGCAGCTCGAGGCGCAGCGCGACCACGTCCTCGGCAAGCCGCACCGGGAGAAGGACGGCTTCGACGACGACCTGCTCGCCGACGCCAACCGGCAGAAGGACGAGCCGGGGGAGGAGGAGAAGGCGTTCACCTCCCTGGGCGCCGACGCCGAACTCGACCAGGTGATCTACGACGGGTCGTCCTTCGGCACCGCCACGTTCTCCGGGTCCGACGAGGAAGCCGACTACCTCGGGCTGCCCGGGCTGCTCGACGCCGAGCAGATGCGGGCCCTGCTGCGGCAACGCCAGCAGAAGCAGATCGACAAGCCCGACAGCGCGGTCGCGACGGCTCCACCACCGCCGGCCCCGCAGGCGGTGAGCGACCGTGTCGCGTCGGCCGGACAGCTGGCGAACCTGCGCCGCGAACTGAACTCGCTCGTCGCGATGCACCATCACCGGACCGGGAAGCCGCACGGGGTGATCCACGGCGAGCTGCGCCGCACGTGCGGCGGCCCGCCGACCGCGATCGCGACCGTCGACCAGCTCACCGACCGGATCGCGACGCTGCGCCAGTGGTAG
- a CDS encoding cation:proton antiporter regulatory subunit, whose translation MNVEVTPLPGIGVRKDFALATGRRIGVVAHRDGRTELILSRLDDPDSCLASIPLETEEASVLANLLGAPQLVAQLQEEHRDLPGISTRQLPIAENSPWDGRSLGDTGMRTRTGVSVVAVMRAGQVTPSPAPDFLLTEGDLLVAVGTQEGLEQAAKILTLG comes from the coding sequence ATGAACGTGGAAGTGACGCCGCTACCCGGCATCGGGGTCCGCAAGGATTTCGCACTCGCGACGGGCCGCCGAATCGGTGTCGTGGCCCACCGCGACGGCCGCACCGAGCTGATCCTGTCCCGCCTCGACGACCCCGACTCGTGCCTGGCGTCGATTCCTCTCGAAACCGAGGAGGCGTCGGTACTCGCGAACCTGCTCGGGGCGCCGCAACTCGTCGCACAGCTGCAGGAGGAACACCGGGACCTGCCGGGCATCAGCACACGGCAGCTTCCCATCGCCGAGAACTCCCCGTGGGACGGCCGCAGCCTCGGCGACACCGGGATGCGCACCCGCACCGGCGTGTCGGTCGTCGCGGTGATGCGGGCGGGCCAGGTCACACCGTCCCCGGCCCCCGACTTCCTGCTGACCGAAGGCGACCTGCTGGTCGCGGTCGGCACCCAGGAGGGCCTCGAGCAGGCCGCGAAGATCCTCACACTCGGCTGA
- a CDS encoding cation:proton antiporter, whose translation MTGTSLALVELGAVFFALGVLGRLAGRIGMSPIPLYLIGGLCFGQGGFLSLGDIGEFTRLASEIGVVLLLLLLGLEYTAPELVTGLKRSWSAGVVDLVLNAAPGAILASMLGWGPVGALVLGGVTYISSSGIVAKVLGDLGRLGNRETPVVLSILVFEDLAMAFYLPVLTAVLAGVSLLGGLKAVGISFLVITVVLVVALRYGAVVSRFLDSTDREVFLLRLLGAALLVAGLASSLQVSAAVGAFLLGIAISGSTARDATQLLEPLRDLFAAMFFVVFGLNTDPTTIPPVLLPAIGLAVVTTGTKLLTGWWAAGRQGIGVMGRARAGAALVARGEFSIVIAGLAVSAGAVEGELAALATAYVLLMAVLGPVGARVAEPIVRLFQRPRPNEEGAPKDPFLTN comes from the coding sequence TTGACCGGAACCTCACTGGCGCTCGTCGAACTCGGCGCCGTCTTCTTCGCGCTCGGCGTCCTCGGACGCCTGGCCGGGCGGATCGGCATGTCCCCGATCCCGCTGTACCTGATCGGCGGCCTGTGCTTCGGGCAGGGCGGGTTCCTCTCGCTCGGTGACATCGGCGAGTTCACCCGTCTCGCGAGCGAGATCGGCGTCGTCCTGCTCCTGCTGCTCCTCGGCCTCGAATACACGGCCCCGGAACTGGTCACCGGGCTGAAGCGGTCCTGGAGCGCCGGAGTCGTCGACCTGGTTCTCAACGCCGCACCGGGTGCGATCCTGGCGTCGATGCTCGGCTGGGGGCCGGTCGGCGCCCTCGTCCTCGGCGGCGTCACCTACATCTCGTCGTCGGGCATCGTCGCGAAAGTGCTCGGTGACCTCGGGCGGCTCGGCAACCGGGAAACCCCCGTCGTGCTGTCGATTCTCGTGTTCGAGGATCTCGCGATGGCGTTCTACCTGCCGGTCCTCACCGCGGTCCTCGCCGGGGTGAGCCTGCTGGGCGGCCTGAAAGCGGTCGGTATCTCGTTCCTCGTCATCACCGTCGTGCTGGTGGTGGCGTTGCGCTACGGCGCCGTGGTGTCCCGCTTCCTCGACAGCACCGACCGCGAGGTGTTCCTGCTCCGGCTGCTCGGTGCGGCGCTGCTCGTCGCCGGTCTCGCGTCGTCGCTGCAGGTGTCCGCGGCGGTCGGCGCGTTCCTGCTCGGCATCGCGATCTCCGGATCCACGGCCCGCGACGCGACGCAGCTGCTCGAGCCGTTACGCGACCTGTTCGCGGCGATGTTCTTCGTCGTCTTCGGCCTCAACACCGATCCGACGACCATCCCCCCGGTCCTGTTGCCGGCGATCGGGCTGGCGGTCGTGACGACCGGCACCAAACTGCTGACCGGATGGTGGGCGGCGGGGCGGCAGGGGATCGGTGTCATGGGCCGGGCCCGCGCCGGTGCCGCGCTGGTCGCCCGCGGCGAGTTCTCGATCGTCATCGCCGGACTCGCGGTGTCGGCGGGCGCGGTAGAGGGCGAACTTGCGGCACTCGCGACGGCCTACGTGCTGCTGATGGCCGTTCTGGGGCCGGTCGGTGCCCGGGTCGCCGAGCCGATCGTCCGGCTGTTCCAGCGCCCCCGACCGAACGAGGAAGGGGCCCCGAAGGACCCCTTCCTCACCAACTGA